In Oncorhynchus mykiss isolate Arlee chromosome 1, USDA_OmykA_1.1, whole genome shotgun sequence, the following proteins share a genomic window:
- the zp2.3 gene encoding zona pellucida glycoprotein 2.3 precursor (The RefSeq protein has 4 substitutions compared to this genomic sequence), translated as MKWSAVCLVAVATLGWLCDAQIYLEKPGWPPIQTPPSWPAQPPQKPIQPPQRPAQPPQWPVQPPQRPAQPPQRPAQPPQRPAQPQQWPAQPPQRPAQPPQWPAQPPQRPAQPPQRPAQPPQRPAQPPQRPAQPPQWPVHPPQWPVQPGTPLQRPKFPSDTGSKQSCDVDGQHKVQCGLPDITAAHCDAINCCFDGRMCFYGKSVTVQCTKDGQFVVVVARDATLPSLELDSISLLGTNGAHCHPIGTTSVFAIYQFKVTECGTVMTEETDTIIYENRMSSSYQVGVGPFGSITRDSQYDLTFQCRYKGSTIVAVVIDVKPVPPPNSDIAPGPLIVELRLGSGGCLTKGCNEEEVAYTSYYTEADYPVTKVLRDPVYTEVRILARTDPNIVLTLGRCWATTTPNPLSLPQWDLLIDGCPYQDDRYLTTPITVGPSSGLSYPTHYRRFVLKMFTFVDPMSMAPLRETVFIHCNTAVCLPSLGDSCEPRCYRKRRDIPAAVQKTARIKSNLVSSGELILTDPRELTN; from the exons ATGAAGTGGAGTGCAGTTTGTCTAGTGGCAGTGGCCACGCTTGGCTGGCTGTGTGATGCTCAGATTTACTTGGAAAAACCAGGGTGGCCACCCATCCAGACACCACCGTCATGGCCAGCCCAACCCCCTCAGAAGCCTATTCAACCCCCTCAGAGGCCTGCCCAGCCCCCTCAGTGGCCTGTCCAGCCCCCTCAGAGGCCTGCCCAACCCCCTCAGAGGCCTGCCCAGCCCCCTCAGAGGCCTGCCCAACCCCAGCAGTGGCCTGCCCAACCCCCTCAGAGGCCTGCCCAGCCCCCTCAGTGGCCTGCCCAACCCCCTCAGAGGCCTGCCCAACCCCCTCAAAGACCTGCCCAACCCCCTCAGAGGCCTGCCCAACCCCCTCAAAGGCCTGCCCAACCCCCTCAGTGGCCTGTTCATCCCCCTCAGTGGCCTGTCCAACCCGGTACGCCGCTTCAGAGGCCTAAATTCCCCTCTGACCCAGGCTCAAAGCAGAGCTGTGATGTTGATGGCCAACACAAGGTGCAGTGTGGACTTCCTGACATCACTGCCGCCCATTGTGATGCCATTAACTGCTGTTTTGATGGACGGATGTGCTTCTACGGAAAATCAG TGACTGTTCAGTGTACCAAGGATGGCcagtttgtggtggtggtggccaGGGATGCCACTCTGCCCAGCCTGGAACTGGACTCCATCAGCCTGCTGGGGACAAACGGAGCCCACTGCCACCCTATTGGCACAACTTCTGTCTTTGCCATCTACCAGTTTAAAGTCACTGAATGTGGAACTGTCATGACG GAGGAAACGGATACTATTATCTATGAGAATAGGATGTCCTCTTCATATCAAGTGGGGGTTGGCCCCTTTGGCTCCATCACCAGGGACAGCCAATATGA TCTAACATTCCAGTGCAGATATAAGGGCAGTACCATTGTGGCTGTGGTTATTGATGTGAAGCCGGTTCCTCCTCCAAATCCTGATATAGCTCCTGGGCCCCTCATAGTTGAGCTCAGACTGGGCAGCGGAGGATGCCTTACCAAGGGATGTAATGAAG AGGAAGTGGCCTACACCTCTTACTACACAGAGGCAGACTACCCTGTCACCAAGGTCCTCAGGGATCCTGTCTACACTGAGGTTCGCATCCTGGCGAGGACAGATCCCAACATTGTGCTGACCCTGGGTCGCTGCTGGGCTACCACAACCCCAAACCCTCTCAGCCTGCCCCAGTGGGACCTTCTCATTGATGG ATGTCCTTACCAGGATGACCGTTACCTGACCATTCCCATCACTGTGGGACCCTCTTCGGGTCTGTCCTACCCAACCCACTACAGGCGCTTCGTCCTTAAGATGTTCACCTTTGTAGATCCAATGTCTATGGCCCCCCTGAGGGAGACG GTGTTCATCCATTGTAATACAGCTGTGTGCCTGCCATCCCTTGGAGACAGCTGTGAACCAAGATGCTACAGAAAGA GGAGAGACATTCCTGCTGCAGTTCAGAAGACCACCAGAATCAAGTCTAATTTGGTTTCCAGTGGCGAACTGATCCTGACTGACCCAAGGGAGCTCACCAACTAG